Genomic DNA from Candidatus Aminicenantes bacterium:
GGACCAAACCCCGATGAAGTGATCACGCAATTTCAGAAGTTACCCGACATCAGCTTTGTACGCGGCAATCACGACAAGGTCATCGCTGATTTGGAATCTTCTTCACTGTTCAATCCCGCTGCCGCTTTCTCCGCCGAATGGAGCAAGT
This window encodes:
- a CDS encoding metallophosphoesterase family protein, whose protein sequence is MIFSDIHSNIEAFEKLLNLKKIHNVDKYLFLGDLVGYGPNPDEVITQFQKLPDISFVRGNHDKVIADLESSSLFNPAAAFSAEWSK